In one window of Haliaeetus albicilla chromosome W, bHalAlb1.1, whole genome shotgun sequence DNA:
- the LOC138683622 gene encoding uncharacterized protein, translating to MLIKVPFSTADLGEWKKVAKDYRSDPSPSESPSEFLDRLRDVMHRSTPLDPGSEKQGIALGILAQNLGPYRQAVAYLSKQLDTTAKGWPGCLRAVAAVILNIQEARKFTLGQKMTVLVSHTVSAVLEAKGGHWLSPQRFLRFQAILVEQDDVEIVVTNIVNPASFLSGNTGEPVHHDCLETIEATYASRPDLKDSPMENRETWFTDGSSYVLNGNQHAGYAVTTSQEAHQKVGSDLEKGNELAEREAKQVAKTMVKIEGALIPDRQISLKDGPDRNGSCPHGKGNTQQGPNFDLEVPDPKEVLITGRCLNITDNIWGDMDNCSLAENLGTFDKGKLERLGLNLSISFYYIQKPKGGPGKKGQEQDRRETHLGPRCNIGPGYWWLCGDGRARKSLPQNWKGHCVRGYLAPQTSIFEGASPPRGFLRTPWLHVKWAENPLVIRGTGYHSFVRWLIPSLGVSELEKAIVNISATLEIIESATIDAIRGLQLEIQSRSKVVLQNRMGLDMLLAKEGGLCVVINQTCCTYINQNQRIETDLEEIWEKTKILHEVSQDDTSWGLTGILEKLTSWLPNLTWLKHLFVTIIIIIRLSVVLCIVVRCGLLCCKSTGDSYSEWKKNQLRRKLETNKYFERMLDREIMY from the exons atgttaatcaaagtacccttttccactgctgacctaggggaatggaaaaaggttgctaAAGATTATAGGAGTGATCCG agtccttccgagTCTCCATCTGAATTCCTGGATCGATTGAGGGATGTAATGCACCGCAgcacaccgctggatcctgggtcagag aagcagggcattgccctgggaatattagcacaaaacctgggccCATATCGACAggcagttgcctacctctctaagcagttagacacgactgcaaaaggttggcctggatgcctgcgggcAGTTGCGGCTGTGATACTGAACATACaggaagcccgaaagtttactctgggccagaaaatgactgttctggtgtctcacacagtatcagcagtactggaagcaaaaggtggacactggctctctccacaaagattcctgagatttcaagctatattggtagagcaggatgatgTGGAGATTGTAGTTACTAACATTGTCAatccagcttcttttctcagcgggaacacaggagaaccggtacatcatgactgcttggaaaccatcgaagcaacatacGCCAGccgcccagacctgaaagacagccccatggaaaacagggaaacttggttcacagacggaagcagttacGTCCTAAATGGTAATCAACATGCAGGATACGccgtcaccaccagccaagag gcacaccagaaagtgggctcagatttggaaaaagggaatgaactGGCGgagagagaggcaaaacaagtggccaaaacaaTGGTAAAAATAGAAGGGGCTTTAATTCCTGATAGACAAATCTCCCTAAAAG ACGGGCCAGACAGGAATGGATCATGCCCTCATGGAAAGGGAAATACCCAGCAGGGACCCAACTTTGATCTGGAGGTGCCCGACCCTAAAGAGGTCTTAATTACTGGCCGTTGCTTAAATATTACTGATAATATTTGGGGAGACATGGATAATTGTAGCCTTGCGGAAAATCTGGGAActtttgataaaggaaaattagaacGTCTTGGACTAAACTTAAGTATCAGTTTCTATTATATTCAGAAACCAAAGGGGGGGCCAGGAAAGAAGGGgcaagaacaagacagaagggAGACGCATCTCGGTCCAAGATGCAACATAGGGCCTGGATACTGGTGGCTCTGCGGGGATGGCAGGGCCAGAAAGAGTTTACCCCAGAACTGGAAGGGACACTGTGTTCGAGGGTACCTTGCACCTCAGACCAGTATATTCGAGGGAGCTTCGCCTCCCCGAGGGTTTTTGAGAACACCTTGGCTCCATGTAAAATGGGCTGAAAACCCACTAGTTATTCGAGGTACTGGGTACCATAGTTTTGTCCGATGGTTAATTCCCTCTTTAGGGGTAAGCGAGTTGGAGAAAGCTATCGTGAATATATCTGCTACATTAGAGATTATAGAAAGTGCTACAATTGATGCAATTCGAGGGCTGCAACTGGAAATACAATCCCGAAGTAAAGTAGTACTCCAAAACAGAATGGGATTGGACatgcttttagcaaaagaaGGGGGCTTATGTGTAGTTATAAACCAAACTTGCTGTACCTATATCAATCAAAACCAACGAATTGAAACAGATCTTGAGGAGATATGGGAAAAgactaaaatactacatgaagTTTCCCAAGATGACACTTCTTGGGGCTTGACAGGCATATTAGAAAAACTAAcctcctggttgccaaatttGACATGGTTAAAGCATTTGTTTGTCACTATAATAATCATCATTCGCTTGTCTGTGGTCCTTTGCATAGTGGTTCGATGTGGCCTTTTGTGCTGTAAGAGTACAGGAgactcttacagtgaatggaaaaagaatcagttacGACGAAAACTCGAGACcaacaaatactttgagaggatgctagatagggaaataatgtattag